Proteins from a single region of Candidatus Effluviviaceae Genus I sp.:
- a CDS encoding 6-phosphofructokinase encodes MRVGVLTGGGDCPGLNAVIRAIVRRTIGKYGGEVVGFRFGWAGMIEGNTIPLGNDQVSGILPRGGTILGTSRTNPFKVDGGPQKIHQTFKKQGLDGLIAVGGEDTLGVACRLHEDGLPVVGVPKTIDNDIAGTDYTFGFDTAVHIATEAIDRLHTTAESHNRVVVVEVMGRHTGWIAVKAGIAGGADLILIPEVPFTMAEICEVIGRRHSRGKNFSILVVAEGATFPKDADDDGGEAGLVVTHGGTDAFGHVRLGGIGTKLARAIEKRTGYETRVSVLGYVQRGGTPTAFDRVLGSRFGVVAADLVHSGQFGKMVSLQGDRVIPIEISHGTQSLKRVDSELFEVARTFFG; translated from the coding sequence ATGCGCGTCGGCGTGCTGACGGGCGGCGGAGACTGCCCCGGACTGAACGCGGTGATCAGGGCGATCGTGCGGCGAACGATCGGGAAGTACGGCGGGGAGGTCGTCGGGTTCCGGTTCGGCTGGGCCGGCATGATCGAGGGCAACACCATCCCCCTGGGCAACGACCAGGTGTCGGGCATCCTGCCGCGGGGAGGCACGATCCTGGGGACGTCCCGGACGAACCCGTTCAAGGTCGACGGCGGCCCGCAGAAGATCCACCAGACCTTCAAGAAGCAGGGGCTCGACGGTCTCATCGCGGTCGGGGGGGAAGACACGCTCGGCGTGGCCTGCAGGCTCCACGAGGACGGTCTCCCGGTCGTCGGCGTCCCCAAGACGATCGACAACGACATCGCCGGGACCGACTACACGTTCGGGTTCGACACCGCGGTCCACATAGCGACCGAGGCCATCGACCGCCTCCACACGACGGCCGAGTCGCACAACCGCGTCGTGGTCGTCGAGGTGATGGGCAGGCACACGGGGTGGATCGCCGTGAAGGCGGGCATCGCCGGCGGCGCGGATCTGATCCTCATCCCCGAGGTGCCCTTCACGATGGCCGAGATCTGCGAGGTCATCGGGCGCCGCCACTCGCGCGGCAAGAACTTCAGCATCCTCGTCGTCGCCGAGGGCGCGACGTTCCCGAAGGACGCGGACGACGACGGGGGAGAGGCCGGCCTCGTCGTCACGCACGGCGGGACCGACGCCTTCGGGCACGTGAGACTCGGCGGCATCGGCACGAAGCTCGCCCGCGCCATCGAGAAGCGGACCGGCTACGAGACGCGCGTGTCGGTCCTCGGCTACGTGCAGCGCGGCGGGACGCCGACGGCATTCGACAGGGTGCTCGGCTCGCGCTTCGGCGTCGTCGCGGCGGACCTAGTCCACAGCGGGCAGTTCGGCAAGATGGTGAGCCTGCAAGGCGACCGGGTCATCCCCATCGAGATCTCCCACGGAACCCAGAGCCTCAAGCGCGTCGACAGCGAGCTGTTCGAGGTGGCGAGGACCTTCTTCGGCTAG
- a CDS encoding ComF family protein, producing the protein MDLVGPCARIGRALLAFVLPDACLVCGTPLEGGERDLCARCRLVLRPAAPRALPLPTLEGGEDAPRPETEFAAYALDFDGPARALVHALKYQGRRGVADTLAAIIGPLVANLPGAGVDAIVPVPLHPVRLRERGFNQTDLIAGGLARFAGAPVQTAWLRRARPTRTQTDLSRADRIRNVRGAFAAGRALQGTRLLLLDDVVTTGATLASAASALRRAGASCECFAVAGAKLVDKTPRGRL; encoded by the coding sequence ATGGACCTCGTCGGCCCCTGCGCGCGCATCGGCCGGGCGCTGCTCGCGTTCGTGCTTCCCGACGCGTGTCTCGTGTGCGGAACGCCGCTCGAGGGCGGCGAGCGCGACCTCTGCGCGCGCTGCCGGCTCGTCTTGCGGCCGGCGGCGCCGCGTGCGCTGCCGCTGCCGACGCTCGAGGGCGGTGAGGACGCGCCGCGCCCGGAGACGGAGTTCGCGGCGTACGCTCTGGACTTCGACGGACCGGCGAGAGCTCTCGTGCACGCCCTGAAGTACCAGGGAAGAAGAGGGGTCGCGGACACGCTCGCCGCGATCATCGGACCGCTCGTGGCGAACCTGCCGGGCGCCGGCGTGGATGCCATCGTGCCGGTGCCGCTCCACCCGGTCCGACTCCGAGAGCGGGGCTTCAACCAGACCGATCTCATCGCCGGCGGCCTGGCCCGCTTCGCGGGCGCGCCGGTGCAGACCGCATGGCTCAGGCGCGCCCGCCCCACGAGGACCCAGACCGACCTCAGCCGGGCCGACCGGATCCGGAACGTGCGCGGCGCCTTCGCGGCAGGGCGCGCCCTCCAGGGGACGCGGCTTCTGCTTCTGGACGACGTCGTCACGACCGGCGCGACGCTGGCGTCGGCGGCCTCGGCCCTCCGACGGGCCGGCGCCTCCTGCGAGTGCTTCGCCGTCGCCGGGGCCAAGCTGGTTGACAAGACGCCGCGGGGGCGGCTATGA
- the lgt gene encoding prolipoprotein diacylglyceryl transferase gives MRPILFHVGSWPIRSYGVALAVAFIAGILLGRRRARAAGLDPNIVIDLAFYVIIASIAGARATYAAVHWDYFRDDLLGVFRLWDGGLAQYGGIAAGVVTGLLFFARRKVSPWRGADLLAPSVALGVAIGRIGCFMNGCCFGKACALPWAVTFGPGSIASHELPGVAVHPTQLYESLAALGVFAVLLAVERRKPFDGFLLWLLLILLAVSRFLIDPLRHYEQVSMIGATGLTTNQAIGIALVAVAVAALVVTARRRRARPGDSR, from the coding sequence ATGCGACCCATCCTCTTCCACGTCGGCTCGTGGCCCATCCGGAGCTACGGCGTCGCGCTGGCCGTCGCGTTCATCGCCGGCATTCTGCTGGGGAGGAGGCGGGCGCGCGCGGCCGGGCTCGACCCGAACATCGTCATCGACCTCGCGTTCTATGTGATCATCGCGTCCATAGCAGGCGCACGGGCCACCTACGCGGCCGTCCACTGGGACTACTTCCGCGATGACCTCCTCGGCGTCTTCAGGCTCTGGGACGGCGGCCTGGCGCAGTACGGCGGCATCGCGGCCGGCGTCGTCACGGGCCTTCTGTTCTTCGCCAGGAGGAAGGTCTCGCCGTGGCGCGGCGCCGACCTCCTCGCGCCGTCCGTGGCGCTCGGCGTGGCGATCGGGAGGATCGGCTGCTTCATGAACGGGTGCTGCTTCGGGAAGGCCTGCGCTCTGCCGTGGGCCGTCACGTTCGGCCCCGGCTCGATCGCCTCGCACGAGTTGCCGGGGGTCGCCGTGCACCCGACACAGCTGTACGAGTCGCTCGCGGCTCTCGGCGTGTTCGCCGTGCTTCTGGCCGTCGAGCGGCGCAAGCCCTTCGACGGGTTCCTCCTCTGGCTCCTTCTCATCCTGCTGGCCGTGTCGCGGTTCCTCATCGACCCGCTGCGGCACTACGAACAGGTCTCGATGATCGGCGCGACGGGACTGACGACGAACCAGGCCATCGGGATCGCGCTCGTGGCCGTCGCGGTCGCGGCGCTCGTCGTGACGGCGCGGCGGCGCCGCGCGCGGCCGGGCGACTCCAGGTAG
- the rodA gene encoding rod shape-determining protein RodA: MDRRRLRDFDMGLLAAALALVAVGIVMVYSATRGAADASLSGLAQRQAVFAVLGLAALVGALFVPQDTLEILAPLLYGLAMALLVAVLFVGVGKMGERRWLDLGVLRFQPSELAKYAMILLLARWLARKKTKLERATHLVVPIVITLIPFGLVLREPDLGTSLMFPLILLPMLYWAGARPVVILLLLAPALSVVLAFHLVVWLVFLGALACLLYLSRVLLTDKVVVFTASVVAGRVSPLLWAHLEEYQRHRVLAFLSPEKYRFSTGYQLIQSKIAIGSGSAFGKGFLQGTQKNYAFLPEQHTDFIFSVLGEEFGFLGCAVVLALYLYLVLRMLRLAAQARNRFAGLVIVGIASMLFVQSAVNVGVTLGMSPVTGMPLPLLSYGGTSLLVTLGAIGVVLGMGIRRMEY; this comes from the coding sequence ATGGACCGGCGACGGCTCAGGGACTTCGACATGGGTCTCCTCGCCGCGGCGCTCGCGCTCGTCGCGGTCGGGATCGTGATGGTCTACAGCGCGACGCGGGGCGCCGCCGACGCCTCGCTGAGCGGACTGGCACAGCGGCAGGCCGTCTTCGCCGTCCTCGGGCTCGCGGCGCTCGTCGGAGCGCTCTTCGTGCCGCAGGACACGCTCGAGATCCTCGCGCCCCTCCTGTACGGCCTGGCCATGGCCCTTCTGGTCGCGGTGCTCTTCGTGGGCGTGGGGAAGATGGGGGAACGGCGCTGGCTCGATCTGGGGGTGTTGCGCTTCCAGCCGTCCGAGCTCGCCAAGTACGCGATGATCCTGCTTCTCGCCCGCTGGCTCGCGCGGAAGAAGACCAAGCTCGAGAGGGCGACGCACCTCGTCGTGCCCATCGTCATCACGCTCATCCCCTTCGGGCTCGTGCTGCGTGAGCCGGATCTCGGAACCTCACTCATGTTCCCGCTCATTCTGCTTCCCATGCTCTACTGGGCCGGCGCGCGTCCGGTCGTCATCCTCCTGCTGCTCGCGCCTGCGTTGAGCGTGGTCCTCGCGTTCCATCTTGTGGTGTGGCTCGTGTTCCTCGGCGCGCTCGCATGCCTTCTCTATCTCTCGCGCGTCTTGCTCACGGACAAGGTGGTGGTCTTCACCGCCTCCGTCGTGGCAGGGCGCGTGAGTCCGCTCCTGTGGGCGCATCTCGAGGAGTACCAGAGGCACCGCGTCCTTGCATTCCTGAGCCCCGAGAAGTACCGTTTCAGCACCGGATACCAGCTGATCCAGTCGAAGATCGCCATCGGATCCGGCTCGGCGTTCGGAAAGGGATTCCTGCAGGGAACCCAGAAGAACTACGCGTTCCTGCCCGAGCAGCACACGGACTTCATCTTCTCGGTGCTCGGCGAGGAGTTCGGCTTCCTGGGGTGCGCGGTCGTGCTGGCGCTCTACCTCTACCTCGTCCTCAGGATGCTCCGCCTCGCCGCGCAGGCCAGGAACCGTTTCGCGGGCCTCGTGATCGTCGGCATCGCGAGCATGCTGTTCGTCCAGTCCGCGGTGAACGTGGGCGTCACGCTCGGCATGAGCCCGGTGACGGGCATGCCGCTGCCCCTTCTGAGCTACGGGGGGACGTCGCTCCTGGTCACGCTGGGGGCGATCGGCGTCGTGCTCGGCATGGGCATCAGGCGAATGGAGTACTGA
- the mrdA gene encoding penicillin-binding protein 2, giving the protein MARVTEHQSGTDTRARRARHLQLAVLLLFVLITGRLGWLQLARGDFYSDLSRENYVQGFPVLAPRGVIKDRNGEVLADSRASLSITLSKTRSRDDEGMADALAGLLEIDRSLVIEKLREARSRYFGSVVLVADATFEQVARVEERRFELPGVKVEVTATRRYPAGEFAMHALGYVGQISGSEVETMGALGYSSGDVVGKAGAEKRYELQVRGWDGGEYWVCDASGRELYPWSGGAVVEARPGNTLVLAIDAPAQRAAEEALTLHGSGAVVALDPRTGETLVLASRPAPDPNLLSYGLSAREWNALSRSPRHPLFNRALQAMYPPGSVFKVVTAAAGLATGTITTSSPRVTCPGSFRLGTRTFRCWKPEGHGTLDLIPAIVQSCDTYFYTLGVRLGVATLMNWAERSGLGIRTGIDVGGEARGNVPTPEWYDKRYGKGRWSRGVVVNLAIGQGEILMTPIQVACLVSAIVNDGVAHRPHVLKQVESPSGRVLGTARTAVSYELPYSDATLRTVREAMVGAVEGPYATGWRARIPGMRVGGKTGTAQNPHGEDHAWFAAFAPAEDPKIVVAVLVENAGGGGAIAAPIARDVMRAYFRLDVPVEAPGPPEPAVEESD; this is encoded by the coding sequence GTGGCGCGCGTCACTGAGCATCAGAGCGGCACGGACACGAGGGCGAGGCGCGCGCGGCATCTGCAGCTCGCCGTCCTGCTGCTGTTCGTGCTCATCACAGGCAGGCTCGGATGGCTCCAGCTCGCCCGCGGTGACTTCTACAGCGACCTGTCGCGCGAGAACTACGTGCAGGGGTTCCCGGTCCTGGCTCCGCGCGGCGTCATCAAGGACCGCAACGGGGAGGTCCTCGCCGACAGCCGGGCGTCGCTGTCCATCACGCTGTCGAAGACGCGAAGCCGCGACGACGAGGGGATGGCCGACGCCCTCGCCGGCCTCCTCGAGATCGACCGCTCCCTCGTGATCGAGAAGCTCAGGGAGGCTCGATCGAGGTACTTCGGGAGCGTGGTGCTGGTCGCCGACGCGACGTTTGAGCAGGTCGCTCGGGTGGAGGAGCGCAGGTTCGAGCTCCCCGGGGTGAAGGTGGAGGTCACGGCGACCCGCCGCTATCCGGCCGGCGAGTTCGCGATGCACGCCCTCGGCTACGTCGGCCAGATCTCGGGATCGGAGGTCGAGACCATGGGCGCGCTCGGGTACTCCTCCGGGGACGTCGTGGGCAAGGCGGGGGCGGAGAAGCGCTACGAGCTGCAGGTCAGGGGATGGGACGGCGGCGAGTACTGGGTCTGCGACGCCTCGGGCCGCGAGCTCTACCCGTGGAGCGGCGGGGCTGTCGTCGAGGCGAGGCCCGGCAACACGCTCGTGCTCGCGATCGACGCGCCCGCGCAGCGCGCGGCAGAGGAGGCGCTCACGCTGCACGGATCCGGCGCCGTCGTGGCCCTCGATCCGCGGACGGGCGAGACACTCGTGCTGGCGTCGCGCCCCGCGCCCGACCCGAATCTCCTGTCGTACGGGCTGTCCGCCCGCGAGTGGAACGCCCTGTCGCGGTCGCCGAGGCATCCGCTCTTCAACCGCGCGCTCCAGGCCATGTACCCGCCGGGCAGCGTGTTCAAGGTCGTGACGGCGGCCGCCGGCCTCGCGACCGGGACCATCACGACCTCGTCGCCCCGCGTGACGTGCCCCGGCAGCTTCCGCCTCGGGACGAGGACCTTCAGGTGCTGGAAGCCCGAGGGCCACGGCACGCTCGACCTCATCCCGGCGATCGTCCAGTCCTGCGACACCTACTTCTACACGCTCGGCGTTCGCCTCGGCGTCGCGACGCTCATGAACTGGGCGGAGCGGAGCGGCCTGGGCATCCGGACGGGCATCGATGTCGGCGGTGAGGCGAGAGGGAACGTCCCGACGCCGGAGTGGTACGACAAGCGGTACGGGAAGGGTCGGTGGAGCAGAGGCGTCGTCGTCAATCTGGCCATCGGCCAGGGCGAGATCCTCATGACGCCGATCCAGGTTGCCTGCCTCGTGAGCGCGATCGTCAACGACGGCGTGGCGCACCGGCCTCACGTCCTCAAGCAGGTCGAGTCGCCGTCGGGCCGCGTGCTCGGCACCGCGCGGACGGCGGTGAGCTACGAACTGCCTTACTCCGACGCAACCCTGCGGACCGTGAGGGAAGCGATGGTGGGCGCCGTGGAGGGCCCGTACGCAACGGGCTGGCGCGCGAGGATCCCCGGGATGAGAGTCGGGGGCAAGACGGGGACGGCGCAGAACCCGCACGGAGAGGACCACGCCTGGTTCGCGGCGTTCGCGCCGGCCGAGGACCCGAAGATCGTCGTCGCCGTCCTGGTCGAGAACGCCGGGGGAGGCGGCGCCATCGCCGCGCCGATCGCGCGGGACGTGATGAGGGCTTACTTCCGGCTCGACGTCCCGGTGGAAGCGCCGGGCCCGCCCGAGCCCGCCGTCGAGGAGAGCGACTGA
- the mreD gene encoding rod shape-determining protein MreD — translation MRAFRLVLLAFAAVVLDAALAPEIEIAGARPDFLVLAIVYTSLVMGARAATITGFAIGLAADAAMPEYLGLHALSLSATAFAVSALWSRLVRTNALVQCMVLLAGSLMHDAIYYIAYYRNHLDLFGRFLLRFGVPGGLYTAALGSIVYFIALARNWRAIAGGARH, via the coding sequence GTGCGCGCGTTCCGCCTCGTCCTCCTGGCGTTCGCCGCGGTCGTGCTCGACGCCGCGCTCGCTCCCGAGATCGAGATCGCGGGCGCCAGGCCCGACTTCCTCGTGCTCGCGATCGTCTACACGAGCCTCGTGATGGGCGCCAGGGCGGCCACCATCACCGGGTTCGCGATCGGTCTTGCGGCCGACGCAGCCATGCCCGAGTACCTGGGACTCCACGCGCTCTCGCTCTCCGCGACGGCCTTCGCCGTGTCGGCGCTCTGGTCGCGCCTCGTCAGAACGAACGCGCTCGTCCAGTGCATGGTCCTCCTCGCCGGTTCGCTCATGCACGACGCGATCTACTACATCGCCTACTACAGGAACCACCTGGACCTCTTCGGCCGCTTCCTGCTGCGGTTCGGCGTCCCCGGCGGGCTCTACACGGCTGCTCTCGGGAGCATCGTCTACTTCATCGCCCTCGCCAGGAACTGGAGGGCCATCGCCGGTGGCGCGCGTCACTGA
- the mreC gene encoding rod shape-determining protein MreC: MLAQVAQLLRERPELSTFVICVLASFALLLTPQTFKDGVSTVVSAATLGPFKRLAATVTELGAVREDNARLMRMVVELEAERAALVEYREEARRLRELQRALVGFPEEEKLRMLPARVIGMPGGRIIERIEIDRGITDGVGVGMAVVVPGGLIGKVVRVFPGRALVEPLGSASSAVSVIVERNRLRGIVRPRYVGVTELASWNMEYVPTRSDVAVGDRVVTSGLGGVYPPGITVGTVRSVKDGPLTMTVRLDLAVDPSTVEQVFVVLGGRSQRPAVREAAQPTPERSG, from the coding sequence ATGCTCGCACAGGTCGCCCAGCTGCTCAGGGAGAGGCCCGAGCTCTCCACCTTCGTCATCTGCGTCCTCGCGTCGTTCGCTCTCCTCCTCACGCCCCAGACCTTCAAGGACGGCGTGTCCACCGTCGTCTCCGCCGCGACGCTCGGTCCGTTCAAGCGGCTCGCGGCCACCGTCACCGAGCTCGGCGCCGTTCGCGAGGACAACGCGCGGCTCATGCGGATGGTCGTGGAGCTGGAAGCGGAGCGCGCGGCGCTCGTGGAGTACCGCGAGGAGGCGAGGCGGCTGCGCGAGCTGCAGCGCGCGCTCGTCGGCTTCCCGGAGGAGGAGAAGCTCCGGATGCTCCCCGCGCGGGTCATCGGGATGCCCGGGGGGAGGATCATCGAGCGCATCGAGATCGACCGCGGCATCACCGACGGCGTCGGCGTCGGCATGGCCGTCGTGGTGCCCGGCGGGCTCATCGGCAAGGTCGTGCGCGTGTTCCCCGGGCGCGCGCTCGTCGAGCCGCTGGGCAGCGCCTCGTCGGCCGTGAGCGTCATCGTGGAGAGGAACCGCCTGCGGGGGATCGTCCGTCCACGGTACGTGGGCGTCACGGAGCTTGCCAGCTGGAACATGGAGTACGTGCCGACGCGCTCCGACGTCGCCGTCGGGGACAGAGTGGTCACGTCGGGCCTCGGCGGTGTCTACCCGCCGGGCATCACCGTCGGGACGGTGCGATCCGTGAAGGACGGCCCCCTCACGATGACGGTGCGTCTCGACCTTGCGGTGGACCCCTCGACGGTCGAGCAGGTCTTCGTCGTGCTGGGCGGACGGTCGCAGCGGCCGGCCGTCCGGGAAGCCGCGCAGCCCACCCCCGAGAGGAGCGGATAG
- a CDS encoding rod shape-determining protein: MAEMLFDSFLGLVNDVAIDLGTANTLVYVKGRGVVLNEPSVIAIEKATGRVVAVGTRAKEMLGRTPDGIKAVRPMKDGVIADFDGTEDLLREFILQVQRRRFLVRPRMIICVPSGITEVERRAVQDSAEHAGAREVFLVAEPVAAAIGVGLPVEKPSGNMIVDIGGGTTEIAVIALSGIVNHTSIRIGGDEMDEAIMNHLRRSYNLLVGEQTAEQIKIRVGSAYPLEQEMEMEVKGRDLVGGVPRTLKVTSEEIREALQEPISAIVEALKLSLEETPPELAADLVDRGIVMTGGGSLLRGLDTLLREETKLPVNVVENPLTCVVLGTGRILENISHYEPVLMKSAKR; this comes from the coding sequence ATGGCGGAGATGCTCTTCGACTCGTTTCTCGGACTCGTCAACGACGTGGCGATCGACCTCGGGACCGCCAACACGCTCGTCTACGTGAAGGGCAGAGGCGTCGTCCTGAACGAGCCGTCCGTGATCGCCATCGAGAAGGCCACCGGCAGGGTCGTGGCGGTGGGGACCAGAGCCAAGGAGATGCTGGGCAGGACCCCGGACGGCATCAAGGCCGTCCGCCCCATGAAGGACGGGGTCATCGCCGACTTCGACGGCACCGAGGACCTCCTGCGCGAGTTCATCCTGCAGGTCCAGCGGCGCCGGTTCCTCGTGCGGCCGCGGATGATCATCTGCGTGCCGTCCGGGATCACCGAGGTGGAGCGGCGTGCCGTGCAGGACTCCGCCGAGCACGCGGGCGCCAGGGAGGTCTTCCTCGTCGCCGAGCCCGTGGCGGCGGCCATCGGCGTCGGCCTTCCCGTCGAGAAGCCCTCCGGCAACATGATCGTGGACATCGGCGGCGGCACGACGGAGATCGCCGTGATCGCCCTGTCCGGCATCGTGAACCACACGTCCATCCGCATCGGCGGCGACGAGATGGACGAGGCGATCATGAACCACCTCAGGCGCAGCTACAACCTGCTCGTCGGCGAGCAGACGGCCGAGCAGATCAAGATCCGCGTCGGGTCGGCCTACCCGCTGGAGCAGGAGATGGAGATGGAGGTCAAGGGGCGCGACCTCGTCGGGGGCGTGCCCCGGACGCTCAAGGTCACGTCCGAGGAGATCCGCGAGGCCCTGCAGGAACCGATCTCGGCCATCGTGGAGGCGCTCAAGCTCTCGCTCGAGGAAACGCCCCCCGAGCTCGCCGCCGACCTCGTGGACCGCGGCATCGTGATGACGGGCGGCGGCTCGCTGCTCAGGGGTCTCGACACGCTCCTGCGCGAGGAGACGAAGCTGCCCGTCAACGTCGTCGAGAACCCGCTCACCTGCGTCGTGCTCGGCACCGGCCGGATCCTCGAGAACATCTCGCACTACGAGCCCGTCCTGATGAAGTCCGCGAAGAGGTAG
- the radC gene encoding DNA repair protein RadC: MRGREEARSWSGGIGTVPPLGWTDADLIATVVAGSTGATPPGDVALALLDRFGTLSGVLREAPSALATVRGVGRSAAARLKAAWEIGRRASVADRRRPKRYVSGPEDVADIFMSEMSALDREHFRAVLLDTKNRILGVRTISIGSLNTSVVHAREVFKAAVSESAQAIVLVHNHPSGLPDPSGEDLLVTRRLAEAGRILGIEVLDHVVLGSQGFVSMRELGHL, from the coding sequence GTGAGGGGAAGGGAAGAGGCGCGCTCGTGGAGCGGAGGGATCGGCACCGTCCCGCCGCTGGGGTGGACCGACGCGGACCTCATCGCGACGGTCGTCGCGGGAAGCACGGGAGCCACGCCGCCCGGTGACGTCGCTCTGGCGCTGCTCGACAGGTTCGGGACCTTAAGCGGCGTCCTGCGCGAGGCGCCGTCCGCCCTGGCCACGGTCCGCGGCGTGGGGCGCTCGGCCGCGGCGCGGTTGAAGGCGGCGTGGGAGATCGGCAGGCGGGCGAGCGTCGCCGATCGGCGCAGACCGAAGCGATACGTGTCCGGGCCCGAGGACGTCGCCGACATCTTCATGTCCGAGATGTCGGCGCTCGACAGGGAGCACTTCCGGGCGGTCCTTCTTGACACCAAGAACCGGATCCTCGGAGTGAGGACGATCTCGATCGGGTCTCTCAACACCTCCGTGGTGCACGCGCGCGAGGTGTTCAAGGCGGCAGTGAGCGAGAGCGCGCAGGCCATCGTGCTCGTGCACAATCACCCGTCCGGGCTTCCGGACCCGAGCGGCGAGGACCTTCTGGTCACTCGAAGACTGGCCGAGGCCGGACGGATCCTGGGCATCGAGGTGCTCGACCACGTCGTTCTCGGCAGTCAGGGGTTCGTGAGCATGCGCGAGCTCGGTCATCTCTGA